One stretch of Candidatus Hydrothermales bacterium DNA includes these proteins:
- a CDS encoding type III-B CRISPR module-associated Cmr3 family protein, with translation IMSEIWIKLIPNDTLFFRTGRPFTMGSENWSDVIFPPYPSTIYGALRTFLLFHREGNLSSFYYPDIGSPNEKGSLQLFGPILCEKENTSFF, from the coding sequence AATCATGAGCGAAATCTGGATTAAATTAATTCCAAATGATACCTTATTCTTCCGCACCGGAAGACCCTTCACTATGGGATCTGAAAATTGGAGCGATGTAATCTTCCCACCATATCCATCCACTATATATGGAGCTCTAAGAACATTTTTGCTATTTCATAGAGAAGGAAATTTAAGCAGTTTTTATTATCCTGACATCGGAAGTCCAAATGAAAAAGGTAGCTTGCAACTCTTCGGACCGATCTTAT